The genomic interval GTTCCCTAGCATTTGCTAGGGGTTACATTTATTAAAATATTTCACTGAATTTAATTTGATACTTTTCTAAAACAATTTTTTTATCATTTGGATCAATATTTTCTAATATTTGCATTACTTTTTCATAAGCTTTCATATAACTTTTCTTATAAAATAAATTCTCAGCAATTAATAAATCTTTTTGATATTCTTTATTAGTAAAATATCTATTAGCATAAAGTAAAACAAACTCAGTTAAAAGTGTTTTATAGATGATACCATTAATATCTTGTGTTGTTTTTTCAACTTTATTTACTAATACTTTTAATGTTTCATTTAACCTAACAATATCAATTGGGAATGAACTTAATAAGATATACAATTGTGAAAGTTCCATATTTAAATTTTTAATAATATTTAAATATTTTTTATGATAATCAAAATTAGCATATTTTATATACTTTTTTGTTCCATTTATTTTTTCAGTCATCTGTGAAATTTGTTCTCGAGCAGTTTGTTCGTCTTTATATATTTCATCAATAATAAGTAAATTATGGTCAAGTTCTTTTGATATTTTCGCAATATCAATTGTTGTTATCTCTAATTCCTCTTTTATTTCATCATAAGATATATCATAGACATCAAATTGTTTAGCTAAACTAGATAATCGAATTTTTTTACTATCTATATTAATTAACATTTGTTCGATCGAATTAATATCTTTATCAGTAATATTGTATGAACCTTCGACAATTTTAAAAATTGAAATAAAATTTTTCGCTGTACTTTCAACTTTCATAATATTTTCTTGTTGTATTTTTAAATTGTTAATAATCGTATTTTTCTTTTCAAGTTCATCTTCTAATCGATTAATACTATTATTTAAATAAATATCAATTTCTTTTAACTGGCTTTCAAAATCATCAATTTTAAATGAATTAACTTCAGTAATTATTTCTTGAATCCGTTCAAAATGATGTTCATATTTATTAGAAAAGTCAATCTTTAGTAGTTGAAATTCTTCATCGGTAAAATTATCCGATAGTTTCTTAAGATTTTCAAATTTTGGTAATAATGATGTATTAATTTTATCAAGTATTCTCGGGGAGTTATTTACATAATTTTCTAAAATTTTAATTTCTTTAAAAATATTGGAAGCTACTTTATCAGCTTCAACAAATTGTGAATCTTCAATACATTTATGACATTCATCAAATTTTACTCCAATATCATGAAAATATTTTTCAATTTTATCTTTATTACTTATATAATAATCTTTATTCTTATAGTAGGTTGCTTTTATTTCAGTTACCATATCAAGATATTTATTGATATATTTACGATTATCACTGGCCATATCAATATATTCAATAATCTCACCCTTAAAATGGTCTGCTTTTTCTTCTAAATCTTGAACCTCTTGATTAAATGCTTCTTTTAAACTTAGAAAATATTGATAATTATTTTGATTTATGGCATCTTCTAAAACATCTAACATACCATATTGTGCATCTACTTCCCGAACTAGGTTTTCTATATCTTTTTTCCATCTTAAAACAAGCATTCCTAGTTTTTGATCACTTTTTAAATTATCATATGATGAGTAATTTTTAATGACCTCATGTTGTTTTAATTTTTGAATTCTGGCTCTTAAAACCTCTAATGTCTTACGATATTTTTTCTTTTTAACATTAAATATAACCAATATTATGATTAACATAATAAATAATACAACAAAAGAGGCAATAATAATGACTAATATCAAATTGTCTCCCTTATCAATAAATTCTTTAAAACGATCGAGCATTCCCTATCACCTCATCAATCTTCAATTAATATATATTTTAGCATATTTTTAATTATTTTTCATTTGCTTTTTGACATTTTTTGTTATAATAATTAATATTGCGGTGATAATATGTTCGTAAATAACTATATACAGATGATTTTTCATCTTCTAGCCAATTATTATTAAATAATTACTAAAATAATTAAAATTTCAGAATGTCATATTAAGATAACACTGCTTTAGAAAAATATGTTAAGATATTAGTCAATTATTTATAAAAAGATTGACAATGTTTCATAACTAGTATATACTATTTAAGTGCAAATAAAAGGCAGCAGTTTGGCCATTTAAAGTCATTAGATGATACCTTTTAAGGGTTTATACGTAACTCTATGGCTGCTAGAGTGAGCATAATCAATATTATCTAAGCTTTAGATAAGGTTAAGCATCTTCTTTTATGTGCCAAGAAATTAAAGGAGGATTACTTATGTCACGTTATACAGGTCCAAGTTGGAAAAAAGCACGTCGCTTAGGATTTTCTATTCTAGAAACAGGTAAAGAATTACAAAGACGTCCGGTTGCTCCAGGGCAACATGGAGGAAAACGTCGTCGTAAACCTTCAGAATATGGACTTCAATTACAAGAAAAACAAAAATTACGTTTTATGTATGGATTAAACGAACGTCAATTCAGAAACTTATTTGATAAGGCTAACAAAATGCAAGGTATTCATGGTGAGAACTTTATGTTTTTACTAGAGTCTCGTTTAGATAATCTTGTTTATCGTTTAGGTTTAGCAAGAACACGTCGTCAAGCTCGTCAGCTTGTAGGGCATGGACATATTATTGTAGATGGAAAACCAGTAAATATTCCATCATACTTAGTAAAACCTGGACAAGTTATTTCATTAAAAGAAAAATCACGTGGTTTAACAATCGTTAAAGACGCTTTAGAAGCAACTATTTCTAGACCAGCATATTTAACTTTTGATGAAAATACTTTATCTGGAACTTATTCACGTCTTCCAATGAGAGATGAAATTCATCCAGAAATTACTGAAAGTTTAATTGTCGAGTATTATAGCCGAGTATAATACTCAAAAACCTTCTACCATGGTAGAAGGTTTTTTTTGTTTTTACAGAACATATTTTTGATACTTCTCAAAATCTTTGAGCGAACATTCTAATGCTAAAATTGTCCCTTTTTCATTATATGATGTAGAACGAATGAGTGCACATTGATGGAAATAATTTACTAAATTCATATTCTCATAAGGAATCATCATCTTACAAGTTAAAAAATCTGTAAATAATTTCTTATCAATCAACTTAACAAGTTCAACAATCCCTATTTGATTTTTGGCTGAAAGATATATTTCATCATTTTCAATTTTAGGAATATCCATTTCAACTAAATCAGTTTTATTATAAACTGTAATGATTGGAATATCTTTTACTCCGATTTCTTTTAGTGTTTCAATGACAATTTCCATTTGATGTTGATAGTTTGGATGACTATAATCAACCACATGAATTAATAAATCAGAATATAATACTTCTTCAAGCGTTGAACGAAATGCATTAATTAATTGATGAGGTAATTTATCAATAAATCCAACCGTATCTGTTAGTAAGAATGATTTTGAATTATTTAATTTAATATGCCTAACTGAAGTGTCAAGTGTTGCAAATAACATATCTTTTTCAAATACATTTTTTAGACTTGATTTAAACAATTCCATAGAGACATTTAATATAGTTGACTTACCAGCATTGGTATATCCTACTAAAGATACAACTTTCATATGATTTTTTTGTCTTAAGCTTCTCTGGGTTTTGCGTTCTGAAACAATAACCTCTAAATCCTTTTTTAAGGATTGAATTTGGTTTTTAATTTTACGTCTATCATTTTCTAATTTCGTTTCACCTGATCCTCTATTAATAACACCGCCACCTCTTTGTCTACTAAGACTAGCAGATGTATTAACTAATCTTGGTAATAAATATTGTAATCGTGCAATTTCAACTTGAATTCTACTTTCCTTAGAAGTTGCACGTTTATTAAAAATATCTATAATAAGATTTGCTCGGTCTAAGACAATACATTCTAAAGCTGATTCTAAATTTCTAACTTGAGATGGTGATAATTCATCATTAAATATAACCTTATTCACTTCTTTTTCATCCATGATCTGTTTTACCTCATCTAACTTCCCTTTTCCAATATAATAAGAAGTATTAATTCGATTTAAATTTTGAGTCAACACAGAAACGACATCCAATTGAAATCCAGTGGCTAGATTTTTTAATTCTTCCATTGAATGTTCAAAATTAATATTTTTTTGACAATTCACACCAACTAATATTACTTTCTCTTTCATTTTTATATCCTCCTTTTAATAAAAAAAACACAAGATTCACCTTGTGTTAAGTACGCGAAAAAGGACATGGATATGGCATGACAAATAGATAACAAAAAAAGGACTATTCATCCTCTCAAATTTATAAGTATAACAAAATAAGGTTTCCTTATAAGAGACCAATCACGATTACTCTTCACAGGGTGAAGTCTATTCAATTATTTTATAATCGATACTAATCGAATTCGTCTCTTTACAAACATGACGACACCTTACCTTTCATTCTTTCTACACTATTATATTACCATATATGAAAAAAATTGACAATATTTTATAATAAAATTAATTATTATTTAAATATTTTCGTATTATCATTCCTTGTGAATTCAACATCTTAAACTTTTGATAAAATGCTTGCAGAGGTTTATCGCAAGTTAAATCAATATTATTAATATGATTTAATGAATTTAACATTAATTCCATTAAATGAGACCCTATCTTTTGATTTTGATAATCAGGTAATACCTCAAGCATTGGAATAAAAGCAAATTGAACTTTATCACTTAAAGCATTAATAAAACCAACGACCTGATTTTTTGTATGATCAATCGCAACAACAATATACTGACTATTTTGTAAAATTTGGAAATGTTCTTCTTTCGATAATGGTTTTTTCCACCCCACAAAAAAACCTTCTAACATCTCTTGATTAATTGATTTTAAATCGGTTTGATAACTTATCATAACTATCCTCCACTTTAACTATATCACTATTATCATTATATATAATCATTGTTGGGAAGTAAATATTAAAAACACATTCAATTAAATTGAATGTGCTTATCTAAATATTTTATTCGAACTTTGCCATAAAGTAATTTTTCTTACCGCGTCTTAACACAATGTATTTATTTTCAATCGCATTTTCTTTTTTAATCACAAAATTAATGTCATTCACTTTTTCTCCATTAATAGAAACAGAATTATTAGAAACAAACTCACGTGCTTCACGTTTACTACGTGCAGCTTTTATTTCAATTAATAAATCAATAATTCCTTTTTCGCTACTTAAAACCATAGATGGTAGACCTTTAAATCCAGCCTCGATTTCTTCACCTGTTAAGTTTTTAATATCACCACTAAATAAACTACTAGTTATTTTTAAGGCTTGTTGAAAAGCCATTTCACCATGAACTAATGTCACGACTTCTTTAGCTAATTGTTTTTGTGCTTCTCTTAAATGCGGTTCTGTTTTCACTTTTTCTTCTAATTGATTAATTTCTTCATGTGATAAGAAAGTAAAGTATTTTAAGAATTTGATTACATCATCATCACTTGTATTTAAGAAAAATTGGTACATCTCATAAGGTGTTGTTAATTTTGCATCCAACCATATTGCTCCACCTGCTGTTTTACCGAATTTCGTTCCATCAGCTTTAGTGACTAACGGAATTGTTAAACCTATGGCTTTAACATCTGAACCATTTGATTTTCTAATTAATTCTAAACCTGAGGTTATATTTCCCCATTGATCACTTCCTCCGATTTGAAGTTTACATCCTTTATTGTTAAATAAATATTCAAAATCCATTGCTTGAAGGATGGTGTAAGTAAATTCTGTGAAAGAAATACCTGTATCTAATCTTTTTGCGATGGTGTCTTTAGCTAACATGTAATTAATTCCAAAATGTTTACCATAATCACGTAAGAAATCGATGATTGATAAATTTTTCGTCCAATTATAATTGTTCACTAATTCTGCACCATTTTTATTTTCATCAAAATTTAAAAACTGAGCTAATTGATTTTTTATTGACTGTGACCAATTTTGAACAGTTTCTAAGGTATTTAGTGAACGCTCAGTTGTTCTTCCACTAGGGTCCCCGATTAAGCCAGTAGCACCACCTACAAGTGGTAATGGTTTGTGCTTAGCTAGTTGGAATCTTTTTAAAACTAAAATAGGTAGTAATGAACCGACATGTAAACTATCAGCAGTAGGGTCAAATCCGCAATATAAAGTTACCATTTCCGATTCTAGTAATTCATCTAAGGCTTCTAAATCTGTACAATCATTTATTAAACCACGCCAAGTTAAATCTTTTAATAATTCATTTTTCATTTTTTTCTCTCCTTTTTTATAATTTTAAAGACATTTTACGATTTAATGTCTTCATATTTAAATTTTCATAAAAACTTATAGCATCTTGATTAAATTCCCAAACATTCAGTTCAAGTGAGGTCACCTTATTTTCTTTCGCGATACGGAGACATTCTGAAAACAATTGTTTACCATAACCTCTTCTTTGATATTTAAAGCTAATCACAAAATCATCTATATAGGCATATTTTCTTTCTACAATAATATCATAATTTTGTGTGTCTTTTATTACCATAATCGCAAAACCAATGATATCATTATCATTTTCAATTAATAAAAAATAAGTATTCACATCATCTAGTAAGAGATAATAGTAGTTTTGTGGCATTGGGTTTTCTACATCTTTAAAGTATTCTCCTAAGTGACATACATGCAACTGATGTACTTCTTTAAAGAGATTGAGCAGTTTGTCATAATCAGATACAACTGCTAAACGAATTCGCTCATTCATATTTTGCCTCCTAACAAAAAAAGCATCCTTAATATCTAAGGACGCAATTTACGTGGTACCACCCTAGTTCACTTTCGTGCACTTGTATTAATAACGGTTTTATCCGTCTACTTAAGTAGAAGCTCATGGGTGTACTTCATTATCAATGGGATTCTTAGTTTACACCAACCACTAAGTCTCTTTAAATATCACATTGAAACTACTTAAACCAGTCATCGCAAATATTTAATTGTTATAAGATATGAACAAATTTTATATTTGTGTTAATTATTTGATTAATTCAACTAATTGACCATTTTTAACGCCTGCAGCGTTTCCTTCATCGATATCAACATGCATTTCTAATGCAAAATCATCACGCACTCTTACTAATACATTATCAAAGAGAAGTGATCTCTCACCATCTACTTTAATTTGAACACGGTCTTTATCTTTTACGCCAAATTCTTTAGCATCATCTGTGTGCATATGGATATGACGGCTTGCAACAATAACACCTTCTGTTATTTCAACTTCACCTTTTGGTCCAATGATTTTAGCACCAGGTGTACCTACGATATCACCAGAATCTCTAACAGGTGGATAAATTCCTAATGCAAAACTATCTGTTTTTGAAATTTCAATTTGAGTATTTTTTCTAACCGGTCCTAAAACTCTAACACCCTTGAAAGACCCTTTAGGTCCAACAATTTCAACTTTTTCATTTGAAGCAAATTGCCCAGGTTGAGAAAGATCTTTAAATTTTGTTAATTCGTATCCTTCACCAAATAAGTTATTTAAATCTGAGCTACTTAAATGAATATGACGATTACTCATGGCAATTGGTAATTCTTTTTTCATTCTAATTCCTCCTATAAATAAAAAAGGTCCTTATAATCTAAGGACGCATCTTTTGCGTGTTACCACCCTAGTTCACTTTCGTGCACTCATTCAGTTAACGGTATTATCCGTCTACAGTTATCCTGTAGATGCTCATGGGTGTAATATCATTAATTTATTGTCTTAGTTTCCACCAAACACTAAGTCTCTATAAGCCTAAATTAATAACTAAGCCAATCAACGCATATATGTTTCATTAATAATATAATACAATTGTAAAAAAATATCAATACTATTTGGTAGAATTTCTCCAAATAATATTATGCGGTAAAACAACATTAACATTATCAATTGGTTCATCATTCATTAATTTGGTTAATAAACGCATTGATACTGCACCAATATCATAAATTGGGTTATCGATAGATGTTAAAGTAGGTCTCGACATTTTTGAATATTTTGTGTTTTGGAATCCCATTATTTCTAATTCATCTGGAATTTGAATTCCTAAATCACAAGCTGCATTAATCATTGATGCGGCAATTGAATCACGGACAACAATTGCTGCTTCAGGTTTATTATCTTTTAAATAATTAAGGAAAAATGGATAATTCACAACAACTCTTCCTGAAGTACGGATAATTTTAGGTTCTAGTTTTGCATCATCCATTGCTTTTTTATATCCACGTTCTTTTAGTGTATTAACCGAATAGGCACTTCTTGTTGACACAAATAGAATATCTTTCTTGCCTTGTTCTATAAAAGATTGAGTCGCATCATAAAATGCCTCTTCAAAATCAATTGATACCGATGGAATAAGATTTCCTTCTTCTTTAACATTACATAAAACAACTGGTACCGTTGAGTCACTAATTTGTTTAATATTTCTTTCTTGTAATTCATCATTCAAATATATAATTCCATCGACTTGTGCTGCATACACTTCTTGCCAGATATCATCTTCAACTTCTATTTCACTATTTGTTACTTTTAGTAAAACAGTATAATCATACTTACGTGCAATATCTATGACACCATTTATCATTTCAGCAACAGATGCACGAGATACATCAGGTACAATTAAGGCAACTGTCGTCGATTTACGGCTTGCAAGTCCTCGCGCGATAGCGTTTGGGCGATATCCTAATCGATTAATAGCCTCTAGTACTCTTTCTCTTGTAGCTGGTTTCACTTTTTCAGGATAATTTAAAACACGTGAAACAGTCGCTAGAGAAACATCAGCTTCACTCGCTACATCATATATTGTTATTTTAGAATTTTTTATATCAATCATTTGATTCTCCACCTTTACGAAATCCTTTTCTAAATATTATAATAAAAAATGTAAATATTTACAATAGGAAATCCATTATTTATGAAAATTCTTACATTTTCTATGAAAATATTTTCATTTTCTTTTAATTATTTTAGTTTCTTTGAAAATTATATTATTTTCTTTGAAAATTCTTTCATTTTCTTTAAAAATTATTTTAGTTTCTTATTAAATTATAAAACTGAGTAAATTCATTAAAATTCATTTGTTGATTTGCATCTGATAAGGCTAATTTAGGATTAGGATGGATTTCTGCCATTATCCCATCACTTAAGGAAGCAAGAGCAGCTTTCGCTAAATAAGCCATAATATCTTTTCTTCCTGCAGCATGTGATACATCAACAATTACAGGTAAATGGGTTTCTTGTTTTAATATCGGAACTGCCGAAATATCTAAAGTATTACGAGTAGCTTTCTCAAAAGTTCTTATTCCACGTTCACATAAAATAACATTTGAGTTTCCTTCTGAAATGATATATTCTGCTGATAATTTAAATTCCTCAATAGTCGCTGAAAACCCACGTTTTAAAATTATTGGTTTATCAATCTTTCCCACTTCTTTTAATAAACTAAAGTTATGCATATTACGAGAACCGATTTGAACGATATCTATATAATCCTGAGCCATCTGTAATTGTTCTTTGTCCATGATTTCAACAACAGAAATAAGATGATGTTTTTTTGCGATTTTATGCATAATCTTTAAACCTTCAAGTCCTAACCCTTGAAAATCATAGGGAGATGTTCTTGGTTTAAATGCACCACCTCTTAAAAATTTGAATCCTTTTTCTGATAAAAATGCTGCGGTTGCCTCTAACTGATCTTCACTTTCTATAGAACATGGACCAAAAATAAATGTTTTCTCATTTCCGCCAATAGTTACATCATTTATTTTAATTAAGGTGTCTTCTGATTTCATCTTTCTTGAAATCTTTAATTCTGATTTCTTATCATCTTGTTGAAGAGTTGCTGTAGCTTTAAAGATTTCTTTAAATAAGCTAATAATGGTATCGTCTGAAAAGGGTCCATTATTTCGTTTTACGATTGACTCTAGAATATGCAATTCTCTAATGGGGTCATATATAGGATACCCATGAATCTGTTTATTTTTACCGATTTCTAATGCAATTTTTGCTCTTTTATTTAGAAGGGTTAATAATTCTTGATTAATTTGATCAATTTCAGATCTTAATTCACTTATTTTATGCTTCTTATTCTTTTCTTTATCCATCATCATCCGTCCTTTATAATACGTAAAAAACAGTAAATGAAATATTTACTGTTTTTCTATAATTTCAGTTGTAGGTTCTTGTTTAAAAGACAAATAACCTTTCACCTTATCATATAAATTTTTAATTTCTTCGAAAATACGGTTTAATATTTCATCTTTACTTGAAGTAGTTATGTAAGTTTTTAATTCTTCGATTTTATTGAAAATACCGTCTCTCACTTCTTCAGCATTAATGCCTTTGGCTTTTTCTGCAAGTTCATCTAGTTTTTCCATAGCTACCTTTCTCATATCTTCACCCGTTTTCGGAGTTAAGAAAGCAACAGCTAATCCACCAACTACAGCGCCTTTTATAAAATCTTTTAACACAGAATTCAACTCCTCATCAAAATTTAATACATTAAATATTTTTGGTAATTCTTTAACAGAATCTATTTTATTAAGCAAAAATAAGGATGATACCATTCCTTTTGGATACTTTTCAATAAAATTTAATATCTCATCGAATTTATTATTTACTGTCTCTAAATTTTGTCCAGTTTTATTCAGTTCATTGAAAAACTGTTCAGCACTAGTTAATTTATCAGTAAATAGTAAAACCATTCGATCTAGTTCTTGAAAAGAAGTTTCCGCAACTCTAATGGTAATATCAGCTTGCTTTAATGTGCTACGATAATTCTCTAGAAATCTAATTCCGAAATAGGTAATCGCCAAAACACAAGCAATTAAAATTATTCCTAGGGTTATATAAATAATATCTAACAACATCTTCACCTACTTTAACTTTAACCAGTTTACATTATCATTATACATTATATTGTCTTGTTTTTTAAGATGATTTACTAAAAATTATTATTATTTTTTATTGAATCTAAATAAATCATGCAATATTTATCAATATCACCTGCTCCCATGAATATTATAACACTTTTTTCATGAGATTTTAAAGTTTCTATATAACTAATATCATTTATCACTTCACAGTCATTAACTATTTTAGCTAAATCATTAACTGAGATGGTTTTATTAGTTTCTCGGGCTGATGAAAATATTTCTCTTAAATAAACTTTATCCACTAAAGATAAAGCTTCAGCAAAATCTTTTAAAAACGTAATCGTTCTTGTGTATGTATGTGGCTGAAAGTAGATAACCTTCTTTTTAAATGGGTATTTAGCATTAACCGCTTCAATAGTTGCTTTTATTTCTTTTGGATGATGTGCATAATCGCTAATAATGACTTGATTATCGACCGTATGTTCTTCAAATCTTCTCTTACTTCTTTCAAAATTCGCTATACATTCTTTTATATCTTCCATATTCTGGTTTAATAAAGTAGACGTAACAATTGATGCGAGTGAATTATAAATCGAGTGAATACCAAATAATGGGATTTTAATCTTACCAATAAATTTATTTTTTATATATAAGTCATAATAAGTATAATGATGATCATTACTGATGTTTTCTGCATAATAGTCATTGGTTGATTTTAATCCATAGGATGTTTTATTCTTATTATCTGGGATTATTTCTTTTAATAATTCATCATCACCATTGTAAACGACCATATCAGATTGAATAATAAATTGTTTAAAAGCACTTTGAACATCTAATATATCTTTATAATAATCCGGGTGATCATAATCTATATTGGTGACAACAGCTATATCAGGAAAATAATGTAAAAAATGGCGTAAATATTCACAGGCTTCAAAAACAAATAATTCACTTTCATGGTTACCTCCCCCCTGCCCATCACCAATCAAATAATTTATTTTCTCATTTTTCGATAGTATTTGTCGGATTAAATTAGTTGTAGTCGTTTTTCCATGGGAACCACTTACTGCGATAGAATAAAACTTTTTACTCAACTTACCTAAAAATTCATAATATGTGTATATTTCACATCCAAGTTCTTTTGCTTTTTGATGTTCTACATTATCAATAAAGGCATTACCAACAATTACAATTAACTCCTTATTAATATTCTCTTCATTAAATGGATATATGTTAATTTTTCTCAATTCTAAGTTTTTACTCGTAAAAAATTCTTCTTTGACATCAGAACCTTGTACAAAATGGCCATAATCACTAAGTAAACACGCGAGTGAACTCATCCCTGCCCCTTTAATGCCAATAAAATGATATTTTAACATAATTAACCTCCTTATCATTTCAATATTATATATAACCAAATCATGCTTTGGTTGATAATAGGTATTTGAAATTATATATTTATATTAGATTATGTTACAAGTTCGATAAAAATGAATAAATGTGAGAGGATAAACAAAAAAGCCCAAAAATGGGCTTTTATCATATTAAGTATGAACAAGATTTAATTATAAATCATATTTTCATAATCATCTAAAGACATTAAAACATCTCTTGGTTTACTACCATTTTGTTGAGGACCAACAATACGATACTTCTCCATCATATCAATCATTCTAGCAGCACGATTATATCCTACTTTAAATTTTCTTTGGATTTTAGAAGCACTAGCTTCTCCCAAATCAATCACATATCGAACAGCATCATCAAATAATTCATCGTCATAATCAAATGAGTATTCACTTTCTTTTTTTACTAAATCTTCAGAGGTAAACAGATAATGAGGTGAGAATTGATCTTTTACATAACTAGTTACCTTTTCAATTTCATCATCACTGATAAATGACCCTTGAAGTCGTTTTAATTGTGGTTTTCCATTATCTGAAAGCAACATATCTCCTTTTCCTAACAATTTTTCTGCACCAGCCTCATCTAAAATGATCCGTGAATCAATTGCTGATGCTACTTTAAAAGAGATTCTAGTAGGAATATTCGTTTTAATTGTACCCGTAATAACATTTGTTGATGGACGTTGTGTCGCTACAATTAAATGAATACCAGCAGCACGTGCTAATTGCGAAATTCTTTGAATATACTCTTCAACCTCAGCTGCAGCGATTACCATTAAATCAGCTAACTCATCAATAATTACAACAATATAGGGTAATTTAGGTAAATCTTCACTACTTCTATTCCGTTTTATATTATAACTTTTAATATCGCGAGCCCCAACACTTTCAATTGCTTCATATCGTCTATCCATCTCTTCTGTTAACCATCTTAAAGTTGCAGTTGCAATTTTAGGATCATTTATAACCGGAGTTAAAAGGTGGGGAATATCACGATATAAACTAAATTCAACTTTTTTAGGATCAATTAATACTAGTTTTACTTCATCAGGTAATGCATTATATAAGATACTGATAATAATTGAATTAATACAAACACTTTTCCCAGAACCAGTAGACCCTGCGATTAAGCTATGGGTCATATTACTAATATCTGAAAAAATAGCTTCACCTGCAATATCAAGTCCTAAAGCAATTTTTAATGGTGATTTAAACGATTTATAAGAAGCACTTTCAATAATTTCTCTAAAAGTAACGATTCTATTTTCTTGA from Mycoplasmatota bacterium carries:
- a CDS encoding tyrosine--tRNA ligase; this encodes MKNELLKDLTWRGLINDCTDLEALDELLESEMVTLYCGFDPTADSLHVGSLLPILVLKRFQLAKHKPLPLVGGATGLIGDPSGRTTERSLNTLETVQNWSQSIKNQLAQFLNFDENKNGAELVNNYNWTKNLSIIDFLRDYGKHFGINYMLAKDTIAKRLDTGISFTEFTYTILQAMDFEYLFNNKGCKLQIGGSDQWGNITSGLELIRKSNGSDVKAIGLTIPLVTKADGTKFGKTAGGAIWLDAKLTTPYEMYQFFLNTSDDDVIKFLKYFTFLSHEEINQLEEKVKTEPHLREAQKQLAKEVVTLVHGEMAFQQALKITSSLFSGDIKNLTGEEIEAGFKGLPSMVLSSEKGIIDLLIEIKAARSKREAREFVSNNSVSINGEKVNDINFVIKKENAIENKYIVLRRGKKNYFMAKFE
- a CDS encoding phosphate propanoyltransferase; protein product: MKKELPIAMSNRHIHLSSSDLNNLFGEGYELTKFKDLSQPGQFASNEKVEIVGPKGSFKGVRVLGPVRKNTQIEISKTDSFALGIYPPVRDSGDIVGTPGAKIIGPKGEVEITEGVIVASRHIHMHTDDAKEFGVKDKDRVQIKVDGERSLLFDNVLVRVRDDFALEMHVDIDEGNAAGVKNGQLVELIK
- a CDS encoding LacI family DNA-binding transcriptional regulator, translating into MIDIKNSKITIYDVASEADVSLATVSRVLNYPEKVKPATRERVLEAINRLGYRPNAIARGLASRKSTTVALIVPDVSRASVAEMINGVIDIARKYDYTVLLKVTNSEIEVEDDIWQEVYAAQVDGIIYLNDELQERNIKQISDSTVPVVLCNVKEEGNLIPSVSIDFEEAFYDATQSFIEQGKKDILFVSTRSAYSVNTLKERGYKKAMDDAKLEPKIIRTSGRVVVNYPFFLNYLKDNKPEAAIVVRDSIAASMINAACDLGIQIPDELEIMGFQNTKYSKMSRPTLTSIDNPIYDIGAVSMRLLTKLMNDEPIDNVNVVLPHNIIWRNSTK
- a CDS encoding GNAT family N-acetyltransferase; this translates as MISYQTDLKSINQEMLEGFFVGWKKPLSKEEHFQILQNSQYIVVAIDHTKNQVVGFINALSDKVQFAFIPMLEVLPDYQNQKIGSHLMELMLNSLNHINNIDLTCDKPLQAFYQKFKMLNSQGMIIRKYLNNN
- a CDS encoding GNAT family N-acetyltransferase: MNERIRLAVVSDYDKLLNLFKEVHQLHVCHLGEYFKDVENPMPQNYYYLLLDDVNTYFLLIENDNDIIGFAIMVIKDTQNYDIIVERKYAYIDDFVISFKYQRRGYGKQLFSECLRIAKENKVTSLELNVWEFNQDAISFYENLNMKTLNRKMSLKL
- the hflX gene encoding GTPase HflX gives rise to the protein MKEKVILVGVNCQKNINFEHSMEELKNLATGFQLDVVSVLTQNLNRINTSYYIGKGKLDEVKQIMDEKEVNKVIFNDELSPSQVRNLESALECIVLDRANLIIDIFNKRATSKESRIQVEIARLQYLLPRLVNTSASLSRQRGGGVINRGSGETKLENDRRKIKNQIQSLKKDLEVIVSERKTQRSLRQKNHMKVVSLVGYTNAGKSTILNVSMELFKSSLKNVFEKDMLFATLDTSVRHIKLNNSKSFLLTDTVGFIDKLPHQLINAFRSTLEEVLYSDLLIHVVDYSHPNYQHQMEIVIETLKEIGVKDIPIITVYNKTDLVEMDIPKIENDEIYLSAKNQIGIVELVKLIDKKLFTDFLTCKMMIPYENMNLVNYFHQCALIRSTSYNEKGTILALECSLKDFEKYQKYVL
- the rpsD gene encoding 30S ribosomal protein S4, whose translation is MSRYTGPSWKKARRLGFSILETGKELQRRPVAPGQHGGKRRRKPSEYGLQLQEKQKLRFMYGLNERQFRNLFDKANKMQGIHGENFMFLLESRLDNLVYRLGLARTRRQARQLVGHGHIIVDGKPVNIPSYLVKPGQVISLKEKSRGLTIVKDALEATISRPAYLTFDENTLSGTYSRLPMRDEIHPEITESLIVEYYSRV